A single region of the Sphaeramia orbicularis chromosome 6, fSphaOr1.1, whole genome shotgun sequence genome encodes:
- the LOC115420405 gene encoding high choriolytic enzyme 1-like: MAMMKYVLGLLALFAVSAWTEAGMWRSAEAEDDLTVSEQLGDANDNLSPDRDGIHIDGDIAVSRLPTLRNADPCVRRGCMWPKASDNKVYVPYVIANHYSHQELDLIKRGLNSFSYSTCIRFFPRTNQRDYLYIQSLDGCYSYVGRQGNAQTVSLSRRGCVYYGTVQHELLHALGFNHEQCRSDRDQHIQVILQNVMKGQEHNFRKIDTLNQGTPYDYGSVMHYGRTAFSKDNYSPTMVAIPNRNAVFGTAKQMSQNDINRINLLYCRN; encoded by the exons ATGGCAATGATGAAGTATGTCCTGGGTCTCCTGGCCCTGTTCGCAGTCTCAGCCTGGACCGAGGCAGGG ATGTGGAGATCAGCTGAAGCTGAAGATGATCTCACTGTCTCAGAGCAGCTGGGAGATGCCAATGATAATCTCA GTCCTGACAGAGATGGGATCCATATTGACGGAGACATTGCTGTTTCCCGCCTGCCAACTCTGAGAAACGCCGACCCCTGTGTCAGGAGAGGCTGCATGTGGCCTAAAGCCTCTGACAACAAAGTCTATGTACCTTATGTCATTGCTAACCACTATT CCCATCAGGAGCTAGATCTTATTAAAAGGGGCCTGAACTCCTTCTCCTACTCTACTTGCATCCGTTTCTTCCCCAGAACCAACCAGAGGGATTACTTGTACATCCAGTCTCTGGACGG ATGTTACTCATATGTGGGTCGTCAGGGCAATGCTCAGACTGTGTCTCTGTCCCGTCGAGGCTGTGTTTACTACGGGACGGTCCAGCACGAGctgctccatgctctgggtttCAACCATGAGCAGTGCCGGTCTGACAGAGACCAGCACATCCAGGTCATCCTTCAGAACGTCATGAAGG GTCAGGAACACAACTTCAGGAAGATCGACACCCTGAACCAGGGGACTCCTTATGACTATGGCTCCGTCATGCATTATGGCAG AACGGCTTTCTCCAAAGACAACTACAGCCCCACCATGGTGGCCATTCCCAACCGCAATGCTGTGTTCGGGACAGCCAAACAGATGAGCCAGAATGACATCAACCGCATCAACCTGCTCTACTGCAGGAACTAA